The following proteins are encoded in a genomic region of Streptomyces sp. NBC_01723:
- the ctaD gene encoding aa3-type cytochrome oxidase subunit I, with product MVTETEPAEPTRPTAAVPAAERHGRGRVLVSWITTTDHKRIGHLYLVTSFAFFLIAGALAMLLRAELARPGMQVLSHEQYNQAFTMHGTIMLLLFATPTFAGFTNAVMPLQIGAPDVAFPRLNMLAYWLFLFGGLIVLGGFLTPQGAADFGWTAYTPLSGPLRAPYLGGDLWIMGLALSGFGTILGAVNFITTIICMRAPGLTIFRMPIFVWNVLLTSVLVLLAFPVLAAALLVLEADRHFGAHVFDAENGGALLWQHLFWFFGHPEVYILALPFFGVVTEIIPVFARKPIFGYTGLVGATITIAGLSATVWAHHMFATGAVLLPFFSFLTYLIAVPTGVKFFNWIGTMWRGSLSFEPPMLWAAGFLVTFLFGGLTGVILGSPPLDWHVTDSYFVVAHFHYVLFGTIVFAMFGGFSFWWPKMTGRMLDHRLEKVHFWTLFAGFHTTFLVQHWLGVEGMPRRYADYLAADGFTALNTVSSVGAFLLGLSTLPFLYNVWKTAKYGRPVEVDDPWGYGRSLEWATSCPPPRHNFHALPRVRSESPAFDLHHPELVALEEAEHTGP from the coding sequence ATGGTGACAGAGACCGAACCCGCCGAACCGACCCGACCGACCGCCGCGGTCCCTGCGGCGGAACGCCACGGCAGGGGGCGGGTGCTCGTCTCCTGGATCACCACGACCGACCACAAGCGGATCGGTCATCTGTACCTCGTCACGTCGTTCGCGTTCTTCCTGATCGCCGGGGCGCTGGCGATGCTGCTGCGGGCCGAGTTGGCCCGGCCGGGCATGCAGGTGCTCTCCCACGAGCAGTACAACCAGGCCTTCACGATGCACGGCACCATCATGCTGCTGCTGTTCGCCACCCCGACCTTCGCGGGGTTCACGAACGCCGTCATGCCGTTGCAGATCGGCGCGCCGGACGTGGCGTTCCCGCGGCTGAACATGCTGGCGTACTGGCTGTTCCTCTTCGGCGGTCTGATCGTGCTGGGCGGTTTCCTCACGCCGCAGGGCGCGGCGGACTTCGGCTGGACCGCCTACACGCCGCTCAGCGGCCCGCTGCGCGCCCCCTACCTCGGCGGCGACCTGTGGATCATGGGGCTGGCCCTGTCCGGGTTCGGCACCATTCTGGGCGCGGTCAACTTCATCACCACGATCATCTGCATGCGCGCTCCCGGCCTGACCATCTTCCGCATGCCGATCTTCGTCTGGAACGTGCTGCTGACCTCGGTCCTGGTGCTGCTGGCCTTCCCCGTGCTGGCGGCCGCGCTGCTGGTGCTGGAGGCCGACCGGCACTTCGGCGCCCATGTGTTCGACGCCGAGAACGGCGGGGCGCTCCTGTGGCAGCACCTGTTCTGGTTCTTCGGCCACCCCGAGGTGTACATCCTCGCGCTGCCGTTCTTCGGAGTGGTCACCGAGATCATCCCGGTCTTCGCCCGTAAGCCGATCTTCGGCTACACGGGGCTGGTGGGCGCCACCATCACCATCGCGGGGCTCTCGGCCACCGTGTGGGCGCATCACATGTTCGCCACCGGTGCCGTTCTGCTGCCGTTCTTCTCGTTCCTCACGTATCTCATCGCCGTCCCCACCGGGGTGAAGTTCTTCAACTGGATCGGCACGATGTGGCGGGGTTCGCTGTCCTTCGAGCCGCCGATGCTGTGGGCGGCCGGCTTCCTGGTGACGTTCCTCTTCGGCGGGCTGACCGGGGTGATCCTCGGCTCGCCGCCGCTGGACTGGCACGTCACCGACTCGTACTTCGTCGTCGCGCACTTCCACTACGTGCTGTTCGGCACGATCGTGTTCGCGATGTTCGGCGGATTCAGCTTCTGGTGGCCGAAGATGACCGGCCGCATGCTCGACCACCGCCTGGAGAAGGTGCACTTCTGGACGCTGTTCGCCGGTTTCCACACCACGTTCCTGGTGCAGCACTGGCTCGGCGTGGAGGGCATGCCCCGCCGGTACGCGGACTACCTGGCCGCGGACGGCTTCACGGCGCTCAACACGGTCTCCTCCGTCGGCGCCTTCCTGCTCGGGCTGTCGACGCTGCCGTTCCTGTACAACGTGTGGAAGACCGCGAAGTACGGACGTCCGGTCGAGGTCGACGACCCGTGGGGCTACGGGCGTTCCCTGGAGTGGGCCACGTCCTGTCCCCCGCCCCGCCACAACTTTCACGCGCTGCCGCGCGTACGCTCCGAGTCGCCGGCCTTCGACCTCCACCACCCCGAACTCGTCGCGCTCGAGGAGGCGGAGCACACCGGGCCCTGA
- a CDS encoding peptidase M23, whose amino-acid sequence MRHSVTALAAAAFAVGGLAGTAQAAPAAPSGGDPSLTDVYIWATGVNLRQHPTRNSNVLAVRSAYWLDAVCQKRGEYVNDPAVGGNSWWTAVQEFSGSDIAWVNNLYLRGGEKIAGVPDC is encoded by the coding sequence ATGCGTCACTCCGTCACGGCGCTGGCGGCGGCCGCGTTCGCCGTGGGCGGGCTCGCCGGCACGGCCCAGGCCGCCCCGGCGGCGCCGAGCGGCGGTGACCCGAGCCTCACCGACGTCTACATCTGGGCGACAGGCGTCAACCTGCGCCAGCACCCCACCAGGAACTCCAACGTGCTCGCGGTCCGCTCGGCCTACTGGCTGGACGCGGTCTGCCAGAAGCGGGGCGAGTACGTGAACGACCCGGCGGTGGGCGGCAACAGCTGGTGGACCGCCGTGCAGGAGTTCTCGGGCAGCGACATCGCCTGGGTCAACAACCTGTATCTGAGGGGCGGCGAGAAGATCGCGGGCGTTCCGGACTGCTGA